The stretch of DNA TACATTTCCATTTTCATCTTTTATTACTTCGTTACATTTAACGAAGTAAGCTCCCATTAGTCTAACTTCATTACCAGGGAATAATCTAAAATACTTTTTAACTGGAACTTCCATAAAGTCTTCTTGTTCTATATAAAGTTCTCTTGAGAATGGAATTTCTCTAGTACCAGCATTTTCATCTTTAGCATTATTAGCTACTGGTAGCATTTCTGATTGTCCTTCAGGATAGTTAGTTATAATAAGCTTTAAAGGTCTCATAATAGCCATTGCTGATGGAGCTTTAAGTTGTAAATCTTCTCTTATGAAGTATTCAAGCATTTGAGAATCTACAACTGAATTAGCTTTTGAAACTCCAATTGCATGACAGAAGTTTCTTACAGCTTCAGGAGTATAACCCTTTCTTCTTAAACCACTTATAGTAGGCATTCTAGGATCATCCCATCCATCAACTACCTTCTCATCAACTAATTGTTTAAGCTTTCTCTTACTCATAACAGTGTTAGTTATATTAAGTCTAGCAAATTCAATTTGTCTTGGAGTATTTTCCATTTCACATTCTTTAACGAACCAATCGTAAAGTGGTCTATGATCTTCAAATTCAAGAGTACAAATTGAGTGAGTAATTCCTTCGATAGCATCTTCTAGGGGATGAGCGAAGTCATACATTGGATATATACACCATTTATCTCCTGTATTGTGGTGTATTGCATGAGATATTCTATATATAATAGGATCTCTCATATTTATGTTTGGAGAAGTCATGTCTATTTTAGCTCTTAAAACTTTTTCTCCGTCCTTAAATTCACCCTTCTTCATTCTTTCAATTAAATCTAAATTTTCTTCTACGCTTCTATTTCTATAAGGACTTTCTTTACCTGGTGCAGTTAAAGTTCCTCTATATTCTTTTATTTCTTCTGTTGTTAAATCACATACGTAAGCTAAACCTTTCTTTATAAGAAGTAAAGCTCTACTATAGATTTCATCAAAATAATTAGAAGCAAAGTAAATATTATCCCAGTTACCACCAAGCCATTTAACATCTTCTTTAATTGATTCAACATATTCTGTATCTTCTTTAGTAGGGTTAGTATCATCAAATCTTAAATTAAACTTACCTTTAAATTCTTCTGCTAATCCAGAGTTTAAAACTATTGATTTAGCATGACCAACGTGTAAGTAGCCGTTTGGTTCAGGTGGGAAACGAGTTATTATCTCGTCATGTTTTTTGCTTTCTAAGTCTTCCATGACTATATTTCTTATAAAATTAGATGAATTAATTTCATTTGCCATATGAGCACCTCTCCTATACAAATTTATAGTTCTATATTTAGTTATATACTGTTTACTTAATTTAAGTTAAATATACTTTAAAAGTAAGTATTTATATATTAAAGCAATACAATTATTAATGTATTTGACTTCTTAAAAACTAAATTAAATACCTATATTTATTATTATATGTAAATAAACATATATCTTATAATTATAATTAAATTTAATATAATTTTAAACTACTAACGGAAAAAAATAAAGGGATTGTTGGCAAAAATAAGCTTTTTATCTTTATTTAAGGTGAAAATATAGGATAAAAATATGGTATACTACAAAAAAGGTTTAGATTAAGGAGAAAAGATATGCTAAATAAAGTTACAGATAGAGTTTATTATATGGATTATGTAGAGCAAGGTGATAGAGCTGTAATTGGATTAGTTATAGGTAATGATTGCAGCTTAGTTATAGATGGAGGAAATTCAAAAGAGCACGCAGAAGAATTTCTAAGAGAAGTCTCTAAGTTAGATATTCCTAAGATAAAGTATTTAATGCTTACTCATTGGCATTGGGATCATGTATTTGGAATAAAAACAATGAATGCAATTAATATAGTTCAAAGGGAGAGTTATGAAAAAATAGAATGGTTAAAAACTCTAAAATGGACTAATGAAGCTATAGATGAAAGAGTTAATAAAGGTGAAGAAATAGATTTTTGTAGAGAACATATAAAAATTGAAATGCCAAATAGTAATAGAAAAATAGAAATACCTTCAGTAGATATAATATTTAATGAAGAGATAGAAATTGATTTAGGTGGTTTAAAAGTAAAAGCAATACATATACCTTGTGATCATTCTAGTGATTCTACAATAGTTTGGATAGAAGAAGAAAAGGTTACCTTCTTAGGGGATGCTTTATATTTAGATATGTATCATGGAGAATGGAGTTATTCAAGAGAAAAGTTTTATCCTTTATTAGAAAAATTAAAGAAGCAACAATCAGAACATTATATACCAGCACATCATCCTAAGTATGATAATAAAAGTTTTAATGAATTTGTAGACTATCAAATTGCTATGGGAGATATAGTAAAAGAATTAACTTCTTTAGAAAGGGCTAAAGATATATTTGAAGATAAGTATAAAAGAAAGGTATCAAAGCAAGAATTAGAAGATTTAAAAGTATTTATAAATGGAAATAGGAAAAACCTTATTATTGACAATTCGACAAAATAATCTTATATTAGAACATGTATAACTTTATACTAAATATAATATGGAGTATAGATAATGAGATATAAGAAATTATCAATTAAAACAATTGTTGCAATAGGAATAGGGTCAGCTGTTTTTATGATATTAGGAAGATTTGGTTCTATACCAACAGGAATTCCTAATACAAATATAGAAACTGCATATGCATTTTTAGCATTAATGGCGTTACTATATGGACCATTAGCTGGAATGTTAATTGGATTTATAGGACATGCTTTAAAAGATATAGTATTTTATGGATCACCTTGGTTAAGCTGGGTATTAGCATCAGCAGTAGTTGGTTTAATTATAGGTATTGCATGGGAAAAAATTAGAATTAATGAAGGTGTATTTGAGAAGAAGCAAATAATAATATTTAATATCGTTCAAATTATAGCAAATGGAATTGCATGGTTTTTAGTGGCACCAACTTTAGATATATTTATATATGCAGAACCTTTTAATAAGGTTTATCTTCAAGGTGCTATTGGAGGAGTATCTAATATGATTACCGTTGGAGTACTTGGGACAATATTAATAGCCAATTATTCTAAAACAAGAATTAAAAGAGGAAGTTTAAGAAAAGAATTTTAAAATTTTTACATACCGGAGACTTTTCTCCGGTTTTTTAATTGAAGAAGAAAAATAAGGGGGTACATATGAAAAAGCCAATTATAGAGTTTAAAGATTTTTCTGTTCATTATATAGTACAAGAAGAAAAAACTTTAAAAAATATAAATTTAACTATATATGAGGGTGAGAAGGTTCTTATAGTTGGGCCTTCAGGCTCAGGAAAAAGTACCATAGCTCATTGTATAAATGGACTTATACCATTTTCTTATGAGACGGATATTTCTGGAAGTTTAAAAATAGATGGTAAAGAAACAAAGAATATGAGTGTATTTGAACTTTCTAAAAAAGTAGGTACTGTACTTCAAGATCCAGATAGTCAATTTATTGGATTAACAGTTGGAGAAGATATTGCTTTTAAGTTAGAAAATGATTGTGTACCTAAAGAAGAAATGAGAAATATGGTGGAGAAGGTAGCAGAAGTAGTAGATATTAGTAGTCACATTAATGTAGCTCCACATAGACTTTCAGGAGGTCAAAAGCAACGTGTTACTTTAGCAGGAACTATAGTTGATGATGTAGATATATTACTTTTTGATGAACCATTAGCAAGTTTAGATCCTAAAGCTGGGAAAACATCTATAGACCTTATAGATAAAATACAAAAAACAAGTAATAAAACTATTTTAATAGTTGAGCATAGATTAGAAGATGTTTTATATAAAAATGTTGATAGAATTATAGTTATGAATGAAGGGGAGGTAATAGCAGATACAACTCCAGATGAATTATTAGCATCAAATTTATTAAAGGATTGTGGAATTAGAGAACCGTTATATATAACAGCTCTTAAATATGCAGGTTGTAAAATAACAAAGGATGTTAAAGCATCTAATATAAATACAATTAATCTTGATAATTACAAAGATAAGCTAAAAAATTGGTACGAAGATGAAGCAGAAGTTTTAGAAGAAAAAGAAGAAAATCCTATATTAGAATTTAAAAATGTATCTTTTGGATATAGCAAGGAATCAAAAATATTAAAGGATATGAGCTTTAGTATAAACAAAGGTGACATGATTAGCATAGTAGGGAAAAATGGAGCTGGAAAGTCAACTATATCAAAGCTTATATGTGGATTCTATAAAGAAAATTCAGGAGATATATTATTTAATGGTAAAAGCCTAAAGGGATATACTATTAAAGAAAGAGCTGAACATATAGGGATGGTAATGCAAAATCCAAATCAAATGATTTCAAAAACTATGATTTTTGATGAAGTTGCATTAGGGTTAAAAGTAAGAGGGGTTTCAGAAAAGGAAATTGAAGAGAGAGTTTTTGAAACACTAAAGATATGTGGTTTATATGAATATAGAAATTGGCCTATATCAGCTTTAAGCTATGGTCAAAAGAAGAGAGTTACGATAGCATCAATATTAGTTTTAAATCCAGAAATAATTATATTAGATGAGCCTACAGCAGGTCAGGATTTTAGAAGATATAATGAAATAATGGAATTTTTATTAAAACTAAATAAAAGAGGTATAACTATAATAATGATTACTCATGATATGCATTTAATGCTTGAATATACAGATAGAGCAATAGTTATAGCTAGTGGGTGTAAATTAGCAGAAGATACTTCAGTAAATATTTTAACAAATAAAAATTTAATTGAAGTGGCAAGCTTAAAGGAAACATCTTTATATGAATTGGCTATTAAGATA from Clostridium chauvoei encodes:
- a CDS encoding MBL fold metallo-hydrolase, encoding MLNKVTDRVYYMDYVEQGDRAVIGLVIGNDCSLVIDGGNSKEHAEEFLREVSKLDIPKIKYLMLTHWHWDHVFGIKTMNAINIVQRESYEKIEWLKTLKWTNEAIDERVNKGEEIDFCREHIKIEMPNSNRKIEIPSVDIIFNEEIEIDLGGLKVKAIHIPCDHSSDSTIVWIEEEKVTFLGDALYLDMYHGEWSYSREKFYPLLEKLKKQQSEHYIPAHHPKYDNKSFNEFVDYQIAMGDIVKELTSLERAKDIFEDKYKRKVSKQELEDLKVFINGNRKNLIIDNSTK
- a CDS encoding ECF-type riboflavin transporter substrate-binding protein — its product is MRYKKLSIKTIVAIGIGSAVFMILGRFGSIPTGIPNTNIETAYAFLALMALLYGPLAGMLIGFIGHALKDIVFYGSPWLSWVLASAVVGLIIGIAWEKIRINEGVFEKKQIIIFNIVQIIANGIAWFLVAPTLDIFIYAEPFNKVYLQGAIGGVSNMITVGVLGTILIANYSKTRIKRGSLRKEF
- a CDS encoding ABC transporter ATP-binding protein produces the protein MKKPIIEFKDFSVHYIVQEEKTLKNINLTIYEGEKVLIVGPSGSGKSTIAHCINGLIPFSYETDISGSLKIDGKETKNMSVFELSKKVGTVLQDPDSQFIGLTVGEDIAFKLENDCVPKEEMRNMVEKVAEVVDISSHINVAPHRLSGGQKQRVTLAGTIVDDVDILLFDEPLASLDPKAGKTSIDLIDKIQKTSNKTILIVEHRLEDVLYKNVDRIIVMNEGEVIADTTPDELLASNLLKDCGIREPLYITALKYAGCKITKDVKASNINTINLDNYKDKLKNWYEDEAEVLEEKEENPILEFKNVSFGYSKESKILKDMSFSINKGDMISIVGKNGAGKSTISKLICGFYKENSGDILFNGKSLKGYTIKERAEHIGMVMQNPNQMISKTMIFDEVALGLKVRGVSEKEIEERVFETLKICGLYEYRNWPISALSYGQKKRVTIASILVLNPEIIILDEPTAGQDFRRYNEIMEFLLKLNKRGITIIMITHDMHLMLEYTDRAIVIASGCKLAEDTSVNILTNKNLIEVASLKETSLYELAIKIGINNPRSFVNKFINYDRRGRS
- a CDS encoding glutamine--tRNA ligase/YqeY domain fusion protein — translated: MANEINSSNFIRNIVMEDLESKKHDEIITRFPPEPNGYLHVGHAKSIVLNSGLAEEFKGKFNLRFDDTNPTKEDTEYVESIKEDVKWLGGNWDNIYFASNYFDEIYSRALLLIKKGLAYVCDLTTEEIKEYRGTLTAPGKESPYRNRSVEENLDLIERMKKGEFKDGEKVLRAKIDMTSPNINMRDPIIYRISHAIHHNTGDKWCIYPMYDFAHPLEDAIEGITHSICTLEFEDHRPLYDWFVKECEMENTPRQIEFARLNITNTVMSKRKLKQLVDEKVVDGWDDPRMPTISGLRRKGYTPEAVRNFCHAIGVSKANSVVDSQMLEYFIREDLQLKAPSAMAIMRPLKLIITNYPEGQSEMLPVANNAKDENAGTREIPFSRELYIEQEDFMEVPVKKYFRLFPGNEVRLMGAYFVKCNEVIKDENGNVTEIHCTYDPETKSGSGFTGRKVKGTIHWVDAKTAKPAEFRLYEPLILDDEEENEGKHFLEQINPNSLEVLQGFIEETASKTAKAQDKFQLIRNGFFNVDPKYTTDEKLVFNRIVSLKSSFKLNK